From Ancylobacter pratisalsi, one genomic window encodes:
- the glgX gene encoding glycogen debranching protein GlgX, which yields MSTYAIDDGSPEPLGVTADGRGVNVAVFSAHAERIEFCLFDPAGETEIARIVLPARTGDVFHAHIGDVPPGARYGLRATGPWAPEAGHRFNPYKLLVDPYASRLDRPFQLAPALFDTRALGAPRDEVDSAHVVPKAIVAHPSAEPPSRAGSFPWDDEVLYELHVRGYTRQHPDIAVEMRGTFAALAEPPALEHLVRLGVTTVELMPAMAWVDERHLPPLGLTNYWGYNPVVFGAPDPRLAPGGFPEVRRAIEALHEAGIRVVLDVVLNHTGESDASGPTISLRGLDNATYYRHARENAGLLINDAGTGNTLALERMPVLRLGMDMLRRWAGAGLDGFRFDLAATLGRRPDGFDPEAPFFAALRQDPQLRELALIAEPWDIGPGGYQVGQFPAEWAEWNDKFRDTARRFWRGEDGVVGELATRFAGSADVFAARHRPLSRAINFITAHDGFTLADLVSFEHKHNEANGEDNRDGTNDNHSWNHGAEGWTDDAAIIAARQADMRALLATLITARGTPMLTMGDECGRSQAGNNNAYAQDNELTWLDWSKVDEELAGFTARLIALRREHRALRGAAPLEGRPVDGSGIADVEWRAPEGGPVPWDAPGNRVLVVVLYAPASGSEGADRVTVALNASGEARTLTLPEPREGFAWRLAIDTARPDGSEEGATLSPRSVQVLVEQAVAGASRREVDPALLEKLSSAAGIAPEWWDVEGTHHAVSDDTKRALLKALRLPSDGAGEVRDSLAKLSDQHFGHGVPFARVLRVGAARTLRLGGTAATASRRLDLGLRLEDGSEMELAIRPEEGERKSVLRPDGRLATVSTVTLPEMPVGRHTLTFGDETCRLTVAPRACYLPSSVAKGERRFGVAAHLYTLRRGNNEPVVYDQGIGDFTTLADLGARAGAEGATVLGLNPLHALFPSDRERASPYSPSDRRFLDPIYIDVEALGADMSAFAGLGALASVDYARVWALKQAALRTAFARFDAAPDPDFDQFVAEGGAVLRRFAAFEAISAAQHGASWRDWPDGLAMADSAAVDAFAGAHAHEVRFALWLQWVADRQFAAAAGTARAAGLELGFYRDLAVGTAMDGAEAWSEAGMLMQGVTIGAPPDPLGPEGQNWNLPPFDPLALQRDGYQSFARLVAANMRHAGALRIDHVMGLRRLFLMPKGEGAVEGAYLSMPFEDLAGQVALESERAKCLVVGEDLGTVPVGMREQLAEERMLSYRVLWFERRDGDFAPPEAYPEAAAACVSTHDLPTLAGWWIGADLDERRALGLETEATLAAARLERVAEKGRLGAALLREGLIAEMPAADAALDDGFVAAVHAFIARTGSVLAFAQFDDLAGETVAVNLPGTDRERPNWRRRLALPAKDVFAGSRARAALAAMKGERGD from the coding sequence TTGAGCACCTACGCGATCGACGATGGCAGCCCCGAGCCGCTGGGCGTCACGGCGGATGGGCGGGGCGTCAATGTCGCGGTGTTTTCCGCCCATGCCGAGCGGATCGAGTTCTGCCTGTTCGATCCCGCGGGCGAGACCGAGATCGCCCGGATCGTCCTGCCGGCGCGAACCGGCGATGTGTTCCACGCGCATATTGGAGACGTGCCGCCGGGCGCGCGCTACGGCCTGCGGGCCACGGGGCCCTGGGCGCCGGAGGCCGGTCACCGGTTCAATCCCTACAAGCTGCTCGTCGACCCCTATGCCAGCCGGCTCGACCGCCCCTTCCAGCTGGCGCCAGCCCTGTTCGATACGCGCGCACTGGGCGCCCCACGCGACGAGGTGGACAGCGCGCACGTCGTGCCGAAGGCGATCGTCGCCCACCCGTCCGCCGAACCGCCGAGCCGGGCGGGATCGTTCCCCTGGGACGACGAGGTGCTCTACGAACTGCATGTGCGCGGCTACACACGGCAGCATCCCGACATCGCGGTGGAGATGCGGGGCACCTTCGCCGCGCTGGCCGAGCCGCCGGCTCTTGAGCATCTCGTCCGGCTGGGCGTGACCACCGTGGAGCTGATGCCCGCCATGGCGTGGGTCGATGAGCGCCATCTACCTCCGCTCGGGCTGACCAATTACTGGGGATACAACCCGGTGGTGTTCGGCGCGCCGGACCCGCGCCTCGCGCCCGGCGGCTTTCCCGAGGTGCGTCGCGCGATCGAAGCGCTGCACGAGGCGGGAATTCGCGTCGTGCTCGACGTGGTGCTGAACCACACCGGCGAGAGCGATGCCTCCGGCCCGACGATCAGCCTGCGCGGGCTCGACAACGCGACCTATTACCGCCACGCCCGCGAGAATGCCGGGCTTCTGATCAACGACGCCGGCACCGGCAACACGCTGGCGCTGGAGCGCATGCCGGTGCTGCGGCTCGGCATGGACATGCTGCGGCGCTGGGCAGGGGCGGGGCTTGACGGCTTCCGCTTCGATCTCGCCGCGACGCTGGGGCGCCGCCCGGACGGGTTCGATCCCGAGGCGCCGTTCTTCGCCGCGCTCCGGCAGGATCCGCAGCTGCGCGAGCTGGCACTGATCGCGGAGCCCTGGGACATAGGGCCCGGAGGGTATCAGGTCGGGCAATTCCCGGCCGAATGGGCGGAGTGGAACGACAAATTCCGCGACACGGCACGGCGTTTCTGGCGCGGCGAAGACGGTGTTGTGGGCGAACTCGCGACCCGCTTCGCCGGCTCGGCGGACGTTTTCGCGGCGCGGCACCGGCCCTTGTCGCGGGCCATCAATTTCATCACCGCCCATGACGGCTTCACCCTCGCCGATCTGGTCTCGTTCGAGCACAAGCACAATGAGGCCAATGGCGAGGACAATCGCGACGGTACCAACGACAATCACAGCTGGAACCATGGCGCGGAAGGCTGGACCGACGACGCCGCCATCATTGCGGCGCGGCAGGCCGACATGCGGGCGCTGCTGGCGACGCTGATCACCGCGCGCGGCACGCCAATGCTGACCATGGGCGACGAATGCGGGCGCTCGCAGGCAGGCAACAACAACGCCTACGCACAGGACAACGAGCTGACCTGGCTCGACTGGTCCAAGGTGGACGAGGAGTTGGCCGGCTTTACTGCGCGGCTGATCGCGTTGCGGCGGGAACATCGCGCCCTGCGCGGCGCGGCGCCGCTGGAGGGGCGGCCGGTCGATGGCAGCGGCATCGCCGATGTCGAGTGGCGGGCGCCGGAGGGCGGCCCGGTGCCATGGGACGCGCCGGGCAACCGGGTGCTGGTCGTGGTGCTTTATGCCCCCGCCTCCGGGAGCGAGGGGGCGGACCGCGTCACGGTCGCTCTCAATGCCTCGGGCGAGGCGCGGACACTGACGCTGCCCGAGCCGCGCGAGGGTTTCGCCTGGCGGCTCGCGATCGACACCGCCCGCCCGGACGGGTCGGAGGAGGGGGCAACCCTGTCGCCGCGCTCGGTGCAGGTGCTGGTGGAACAGGCGGTAGCCGGTGCGTCGCGCCGGGAAGTGGATCCGGCGCTGCTGGAAAAGCTGTCCTCCGCCGCCGGTATCGCGCCCGAATGGTGGGATGTCGAGGGCACGCATCATGCGGTGAGCGACGACACCAAGCGCGCCCTGCTCAAAGCGCTGCGTCTTCCATCCGATGGGGCGGGGGAGGTGCGCGACAGTCTGGCAAAGCTCTCGGACCAGCATTTCGGCCATGGCGTGCCCTTCGCCCGCGTGCTGCGGGTGGGCGCGGCGCGCACGCTGCGGCTTGGCGGCACCGCGGCCACCGCTTCGCGCCGACTCGATCTCGGCCTGCGGCTTGAGGACGGCAGCGAGATGGAACTCGCCATCCGCCCCGAGGAGGGTGAGCGCAAGAGCGTTCTACGTCCCGATGGCCGGCTGGCGACGGTGAGCACGGTGACGCTGCCTGAAATGCCGGTGGGGCGCCATACGCTCACCTTCGGCGACGAGACCTGCCGTCTCACAGTGGCGCCGCGGGCCTGCTACCTGCCGTCCTCCGTGGCGAAGGGGGAGCGTCGGTTCGGCGTGGCGGCCCATCTCTACACGCTGCGACGGGGCAATAACGAACCCGTGGTATACGACCAAGGCATCGGCGACTTCACCACGCTTGCCGATCTCGGTGCCCGCGCGGGCGCCGAGGGCGCGACGGTACTTGGCCTGAACCCGCTGCACGCGCTGTTTCCCAGTGATCGCGAGCGGGCGAGCCCCTATTCGCCGTCCGACCGGCGCTTCCTCGATCCGATCTATATCGACGTCGAAGCGCTGGGGGCGGATATGAGCGCCTTCGCGGGTCTTGGGGCGCTTGCTTCCGTGGACTACGCCCGCGTCTGGGCGCTGAAACAGGCGGCCTTGCGGACGGCTTTCGCGCGCTTCGACGCGGCGCCGGATCCCGATTTCGACCAGTTCGTTGCCGAGGGTGGCGCGGTGCTGAGGCGCTTTGCGGCGTTCGAGGCGATCTCAGCCGCGCAGCATGGCGCCAGTTGGCGTGACTGGCCGGACGGGCTCGCCATGGCGGACAGCGCGGCGGTCGACGCCTTTGCCGGCGCCCACGCGCATGAAGTGCGCTTCGCGCTTTGGCTGCAATGGGTCGCCGACCGGCAGTTCGCCGCCGCCGCTGGCACGGCGCGTGCGGCGGGGCTTGAACTTGGCTTCTATCGCGACCTTGCCGTTGGCACCGCCATGGACGGCGCGGAAGCGTGGTCCGAGGCCGGCATGCTGATGCAGGGCGTGACGATCGGGGCGCCACCCGACCCGCTTGGGCCGGAAGGGCAGAACTGGAACCTGCCGCCTTTCGACCCGCTGGCCTTGCAGCGCGACGGCTATCAGAGCTTCGCGCGGCTGGTCGCGGCCAATATGCGCCACGCCGGCGCACTGAGGATCGACCATGTGATGGGATTGCGCCGGCTGTTCCTGATGCCGAAGGGCGAGGGGGCGGTGGAGGGGGCCTACCTCTCCATGCCCTTCGAGGACCTTGCCGGGCAGGTGGCGCTGGAGAGCGAGCGGGCGAAGTGCCTCGTCGTGGGCGAGGACCTCGGCACGGTGCCCGTCGGCATGCGTGAACAACTTGCGGAGGAGCGGATGCTCTCCTACCGCGTGCTCTGGTTCGAGCGGCGGGACGGCGATTTCGCGCCGCCGGAAGCCTATCCGGAGGCGGCGGCCGCGTGTGTGTCGACCCACGACCTGCCGACGCTGGCAGGGTGGTGGATCGGCGCTGATCTCGATGAGCGCCGTGCGCTAGGGCTGGAAACGGAAGCAACACTGGCGGCCGCGCGGCTGGAACGCGTCGCCGAGAAGGGGCGCCTTGGCGCCGCGCTGCTGCGCGAGGGGCTGATCGCCGAGATGCCGGCCGCGGATGCCGCGCTCGATGATGGTTTCGTGGCCGCGGTGCATGCCTTTATCGCGCGCACCGGCTCGGTCCTGGCCTTTGCCCAGTTCGACGACCTGGCGGGCGAGACGGTGGCCGTCAACCTGCCCGGCACCGACCGTGAGCGGCCGAACTGGCGCCGGCGCCTGGCGCTGCCGGCCAAGGACGTGTTCGCGGGCTCACGTGCCCGCGCCGCGCTGGCGGCGATGAAGGGCGAACGCGGCGACTGA
- the glgA gene encoding glycogen synthase GlgA — translation MSEFKVLSVVSEVYPLVKTGGLADVAGALPAALAPHGVDMRTLIPGYAAVLGALTRAEPVHHFDHLFGGPARLLDAEAAGLRLFVIDAPHLYDRPGGPYSDPAGVDWPDNAERFAALGAVASGIGRGLVPGFVPAVVHAHDWQAGLAPAYLHYSGGWRPGTVITIHNMAFQGKFPGTIAPQLGFPPEAFSIHGIEYYGAVGYLKAGLKLADRITTVSPTYASEILLPEGGMGLEGLLNDRADVVSGILNGLDTVAWDPATDDHLAARFDVKRLKARDANKAALQRRFGLHEDPDALLFGVVSRLSWQKGLDLLAENIGTLLEMGGQLALLGSGDAELSGRFSGASEAHAGRVATWFGYDEGVAHLVQAGADALIVPSRFEPCGLTQLAALRYGALPVVARVGGLADTVIDVNEMARGIGVGTGVQFSPVTAPALHQALRRTRALFQDKVLWRKLQRNAMTTDVSWQRAAGEYDRLYRTLAAERGV, via the coding sequence GTGTCTGAGTTCAAGGTTCTTTCGGTCGTCTCCGAGGTCTATCCGCTGGTGAAGACCGGTGGTCTTGCAGATGTCGCCGGCGCGCTTCCAGCGGCCCTCGCGCCTCATGGAGTCGACATGCGCACGCTCATTCCCGGCTATGCGGCGGTGCTCGGCGCCTTGACCCGGGCCGAGCCGGTGCATCATTTCGATCATCTATTCGGCGGCCCGGCACGCCTGCTCGATGCCGAGGCGGCGGGGCTGCGGCTCTTCGTCATTGACGCGCCGCATCTCTATGACCGGCCGGGCGGGCCGTATTCCGACCCGGCTGGAGTGGACTGGCCGGACAATGCCGAGCGCTTCGCCGCGCTCGGCGCGGTGGCGTCCGGCATCGGTCGCGGGCTCGTGCCGGGCTTCGTGCCGGCGGTCGTGCATGCCCATGACTGGCAGGCGGGCCTCGCGCCGGCCTATCTGCACTATTCGGGCGGGTGGCGACCGGGAACGGTCATCACCATTCACAACATGGCGTTCCAGGGAAAATTCCCCGGCACCATCGCCCCGCAGCTCGGCTTTCCCCCCGAGGCGTTCTCGATCCACGGCATCGAATATTATGGCGCGGTCGGCTACCTCAAGGCTGGGCTGAAGCTGGCGGACCGCATCACCACCGTGTCCCCGACCTATGCCAGCGAGATCCTGCTGCCCGAGGGCGGCATGGGGCTTGAAGGGCTGCTCAACGACCGCGCGGACGTCGTTTCCGGCATTCTCAACGGGCTCGACACGGTGGCGTGGGACCCGGCCACGGATGATCACCTGGCTGCCCGCTTCGACGTGAAGCGGCTGAAGGCGCGCGACGCCAACAAGGCCGCGCTTCAGCGGCGCTTCGGGCTGCACGAAGATCCCGATGCGCTGTTGTTCGGTGTGGTCAGCCGCCTGTCCTGGCAGAAGGGGCTGGACCTGCTCGCCGAGAATATCGGCACCTTGCTCGAAATGGGCGGGCAGCTGGCGCTGCTGGGTTCGGGCGATGCCGAGCTTTCCGGCCGGTTCTCGGGCGCCTCGGAAGCCCATGCCGGGCGCGTCGCCACGTGGTTCGGCTATGATGAGGGTGTGGCGCATCTGGTTCAGGCCGGGGCGGACGCGCTCATCGTTCCTTCACGCTTCGAGCCCTGTGGCCTGACCCAACTCGCGGCGCTGCGCTACGGCGCGTTGCCGGTGGTGGCGCGGGTCGGTGGGCTCGCCGACACCGTGATCGACGTCAACGAGATGGCGCGCGGCATCGGTGTGGGGACCGGCGTGCAGTTTTCTCCGGTCACGGCTCCCGCCCTGCATCAGGCGTTGAGGCGCACGCGCGCGCTGTTCCAGGACAAGGTCCTGTGGCGCAAGCTCCAGCGCAATGCGATGACGACGGATGTGTCCTGGCAACGCGCGGCGGGCGAATATGATCGCCTCTATCGCACCCTCGCGGCGGAGCGCGGCGTTTGA
- the glgC gene encoding glucose-1-phosphate adenylyltransferase, which translates to MARKPAHHAPLARTAMAYVLAGGRGSRLMELTDRRAKPAVYFGGKSRIIDFTLSNALNSGIRRIGVATQYQAHSLIRHMQRGWNFFRQERNESFDVLPASQRVSESMWYLGTADAVYQNLDIIEAYETRHIIILAGDHVYKQDYEFMLQQHVDQGADVTVGCLEVPLDEATAFGVMHVDESDNILSFLEKPKSPPSMPGRPDKALASMGIYVFETKFLIDQLRRDAADPHSTHDFGKDIIPYIVKHGKACAHHFSRSCVRSDMETAPYWRDVGTVDAYWEANIDLTGVVPELDLHDRDWPIWTYAEITPPAKFVHDDEGRRGQAISSLVSGGCIISGSSLRRALLFTGVRVNSYGSIENGVILPYVEVGRSARLKNVVIDSHVRIPEGLVVGEDPELDAKRFRRTDKGICLITQSMIDRLDV; encoded by the coding sequence ATGGCAAGAAAGCCGGCTCACCACGCACCGCTCGCCCGAACGGCGATGGCTTACGTGCTCGCCGGCGGGCGCGGCAGCCGCCTGATGGAACTGACCGACCGGCGCGCCAAGCCCGCGGTCTATTTCGGCGGGAAGTCGCGCATCATCGACTTCACCCTGTCCAATGCGCTCAATTCCGGCATACGCCGCATCGGCGTCGCCACCCAGTACCAGGCCCACAGCCTGATCCGGCACATGCAGCGCGGCTGGAACTTCTTCCGCCAGGAGCGCAATGAGAGCTTCGACGTGCTCCCGGCGAGCCAGCGCGTCTCCGAAAGCATGTGGTACCTTGGAACCGCCGACGCGGTGTACCAGAACCTCGACATCATCGAAGCCTACGAGACCCGGCACATCATCATTCTGGCCGGCGACCACGTCTACAAGCAGGACTACGAGTTCATGCTTCAGCAGCACGTCGACCAGGGCGCCGACGTGACGGTCGGGTGCCTGGAAGTGCCGCTCGACGAGGCGACCGCTTTCGGCGTGATGCATGTCGACGAGAGCGACAACATCCTGTCCTTCCTGGAAAAGCCGAAGTCGCCGCCCTCCATGCCCGGGCGCCCGGACAAGGCGCTGGCCTCGATGGGCATCTATGTCTTCGAGACCAAGTTCCTGATCGACCAGCTGCGCCGCGATGCCGCCGATCCGCATTCCACGCATGATTTCGGCAAGGACATCATCCCCTACATCGTGAAGCACGGTAAGGCGTGCGCGCACCATTTCTCGCGCTCCTGCGTGCGTTCGGACATGGAGACGGCGCCCTATTGGCGCGATGTCGGAACGGTGGACGCGTACTGGGAGGCCAATATCGACCTCACCGGGGTTGTGCCGGAACTCGATCTGCACGACCGCGACTGGCCGATCTGGACCTATGCCGAGATCACCCCGCCGGCCAAATTCGTGCATGACGACGAGGGTCGCCGCGGGCAGGCGATCTCCTCTCTGGTCTCGGGCGGCTGCATCATTTCCGGCTCCTCGCTGCGCCGGGCGCTGCTGTTCACCGGTGTGCGGGTGAACTCCTACGGGTCGATCGAGAACGGAGTGATCCTGCCCTATGTCGAGGTCGGCCGTTCGGCCCGGCTGAAGAACGTGGTGATTGATTCCCATGTGCGCATTCCCGAGGGCCTCGTCGTGGGCGAGGATCCGGAACTGGATGCCAAGCGCTTCCGCCGCACGGACAAGGGCATCTGCCTGATCACCCAGTCGATGATCGATCGCCTCGACGTCTAG
- the glgB gene encoding 1,4-alpha-glucan branching protein GlgB, translating to MVAWQSPDREVEALVGGRHADPFALLGPHEVASGVIIRAFVPDAQTLEAIDADGSVIVALTDRHPAGFFEGLVKGRPVWARYRLRARNAGGEWVLDDPYSFGPALGEIDDHLLVEGTHRQLYERLGAHPCVHEGVEGTRFAVWAPNASRVSVVGDFNRWDGRTHQMRKRVDSGLWEIFAPGVGEGAIYKYEIISADGRLLPLKADPFGFHGELRPATGSVVARVDNFEWHDAAHIEARARGESREKPMATYEVHLGSWRRGEDNRWLTYDELADQLVDYVAWMGFTHIELLPVSEHPLDASWGYQPIGLFAPTSRFGDPAGFARFVDRAHQAGLSVILDWVPAHFPTDIHGLAHFDGTALYEHADPKRGFHPDWNTAIYDFGRREVANMLIANALYWLDRFHIDGLRVDAVASMLYLNYSRRDGEWSPNPDGSNDNKDAVGFLQRTNEAVYAEHPGTVMIAEESTSWAGVSAPVYAGGLGFGFKWNMGWMHDTLDYMSLNPVHRPWHHDKITFGLVYAFTENFVLPLSHDEVVHGKGTVLSRMPGDDWQRFATVRAYYALMWAYPGKKLLFMGQEFAQRGEWSEERSLDWHLLAMGPHHSGVQALVRTLNLTYRDEVALHAHDCAPEGFRWIVVDDSQQSIFAWVRFGRDGDAPIVMVANMTPVPRPGYRIGMPHAGRWREILNTDAADYGGSGVGNLGGTVAENVPSHGLPASAEIVLPPLATLYFKWEPDIPEPGVPDSVPDNKGE from the coding sequence ATGGTTGCGTGGCAGTCGCCGGACCGCGAGGTCGAGGCACTTGTAGGGGGCCGCCACGCCGACCCTTTTGCGCTGCTCGGTCCTCATGAAGTCGCGTCGGGCGTCATCATTCGCGCCTTCGTGCCGGACGCGCAGACGCTGGAGGCGATCGATGCCGACGGCTCCGTCATCGTCGCGCTCACCGACCGGCATCCCGCCGGCTTCTTCGAAGGCCTGGTGAAGGGGCGCCCGGTTTGGGCGCGTTACCGGCTGCGCGCGCGCAATGCCGGTGGCGAATGGGTGCTGGACGATCCCTATTCCTTCGGTCCGGCGCTGGGAGAGATCGACGATCATCTGCTGGTCGAGGGCACGCATCGCCAGCTTTATGAGCGGCTGGGCGCGCATCCCTGTGTCCATGAGGGTGTCGAAGGCACGCGCTTCGCGGTGTGGGCGCCCAATGCCTCGCGGGTCTCCGTTGTCGGCGACTTCAACCGCTGGGACGGGCGCACCCATCAGATGCGCAAGCGCGTCGACAGCGGGCTCTGGGAAATTTTCGCCCCCGGCGTCGGCGAGGGCGCGATCTACAAATACGAAATCATCTCCGCCGATGGCCGGCTGCTGCCGCTGAAGGCGGACCCGTTCGGCTTCCATGGCGAACTGCGCCCGGCGACCGGTTCCGTCGTGGCGCGGGTCGACAATTTCGAATGGCACGACGCCGCCCATATCGAGGCCCGCGCCAGGGGTGAGTCGCGCGAGAAGCCGATGGCGACCTACGAGGTCCATCTCGGCTCGTGGCGGCGCGGGGAAGACAATCGCTGGCTTACCTATGACGAGCTCGCCGATCAGCTCGTCGACTATGTCGCTTGGATGGGCTTCACCCATATCGAGCTGCTGCCTGTTTCCGAGCACCCGCTGGATGCCTCCTGGGGCTACCAGCCGATTGGGCTGTTCGCGCCCACCAGCCGGTTCGGCGACCCGGCCGGTTTCGCCCGTTTCGTGGATCGGGCGCATCAGGCCGGGCTGTCGGTGATCCTCGACTGGGTTCCCGCGCATTTTCCGACCGATATTCACGGCCTCGCGCATTTTGACGGAACGGCGCTTTATGAGCACGCCGACCCCAAGCGCGGCTTCCATCCGGACTGGAACACGGCGATCTACGATTTCGGCCGGCGCGAAGTCGCCAACATGCTGATCGCCAATGCGCTGTACTGGCTCGACAGGTTCCATATCGACGGGCTGCGCGTCGATGCGGTCGCCTCGATGCTCTACCTCAACTATTCGCGCCGCGACGGCGAATGGTCGCCCAACCCGGACGGCTCCAACGACAACAAGGACGCTGTCGGCTTCCTCCAGCGCACCAACGAGGCTGTCTACGCCGAGCATCCCGGCACCGTGATGATCGCGGAGGAATCGACCTCCTGGGCCGGTGTATCCGCGCCGGTCTATGCCGGCGGGCTTGGCTTCGGCTTCAAGTGGAACATGGGCTGGATGCACGACACGCTGGACTACATGTCGCTGAATCCGGTCCACCGCCCGTGGCACCACGACAAGATCACCTTCGGGCTGGTCTACGCGTTCACCGAGAATTTCGTGCTGCCGCTGTCCCATGACGAGGTGGTGCACGGCAAAGGCACCGTGCTGAGCCGCATGCCCGGAGACGACTGGCAGCGCTTTGCCACGGTACGCGCCTATTACGCGCTGATGTGGGCCTATCCCGGCAAGAAGCTGCTGTTCATGGGCCAGGAATTCGCCCAGCGCGGGGAATGGAGCGAGGAGCGCTCGCTCGACTGGCACCTGCTGGCGATGGGGCCGCACCACAGCGGCGTTCAGGCGCTGGTGCGTACGCTCAATCTCACCTATCGCGACGAGGTCGCGCTTCACGCCCATGACTGCGCGCCCGAAGGCTTCCGCTGGATCGTGGTGGACGATTCACAGCAGTCCATCTTTGCCTGGGTCCGCTTCGGCCGGGACGGCGATGCGCCGATCGTGATGGTGGCCAACATGACGCCGGTGCCGCGCCCCGGCTACCGGATCGGCATGCCTCATGCGGGGCGCTGGCGCGAGATACTCAACACCGATGCCGCCGACTATGGTGGCTCGGGCGTTGGCAATCTCGGTGGCACGGTCGCCGAGAACGTGCCCAGCCATGGCCTGCCGGCAAGCGCGGAGATTGTGCTGCCGCCGCTGGCGACGCTTTATTTCAAATGGGAGCCGGACATACCGGAGCCCGGCGTGCCGGACAGCGTTCCGGATAACAAAGGGGAGTAG